From Symphalangus syndactylus isolate Jambi chromosome X, NHGRI_mSymSyn1-v2.1_pri, whole genome shotgun sequence, the proteins below share one genomic window:
- the YY2 gene encoding transcription factor YY2, with protein sequence MASNEDFCITQDLDIPADIVELHDINVEPLPMEDIPTESIQYEDVDGSWINGGHNYPPLIVLQPLFTNMGYGDHDQEMLMVQTQEEVVGFCGSDNQLGNDLEDQLAIPDSIEDERFQLTLASRSASAASTSTQSRSKKPSSRSATSTEANPAGSSSNEGTRKWEQKQVQVKTLEGEFSVTMWSPNGNNDQGAVGEGQAENPPDYSEYLKGKKLPPEGLPGIDLSDPKQLAEFTKVKPKRSKGEPPKTVPCSHSGCEKMFRDYSAMRKHLHIHGPRGHVCAECGKAFLESSKLKRHQLVHTGEKPFQCTFEGCGKRFSLDFNLRTHLRIHTGDKPFVCPFDICNRRFAQSTNLKTHILTHVKNKNSP encoded by the coding sequence ATGGCCTCCAACGAAGATTTCTGCATCACACAAGACCTGGATATCCCGGCAGATATTGTGGAGCTCCACGACATCAATGTGGAGCCCCTTCCTATGGAGGACATTCCGACGGAAAGCATCCAGTACGAGGATGTCGATGGCAGTTGGATCAACGGTGGCCACAACTATCCGCCTCTGATCGTGCTGCAGCCGCTCTTCACGAACATGGGCTATGGCGACCACGACCAGGAAATGCTTATGGTGCAGACACAAGAGGAAGTGGTGGGCTTTTGCGGCTCAGACAACCAGCTAGGCAACGACTTGGAGGACCAGTTGGCCATCCCGGATAGCATTGAAGACGAGCGCTTCCAGCTGACCCTGGCCTCTCGGTCGGCCTCGGCGGCATCAACATCAACCCAGAGCCGCAGCAAAAAGCCCAGCAGCAGGAGTGCCACCAGCACTGAGGCCAACCCGGCAGGCAGCAGCTCCAACGAGGGCACGAGGAAGTGGGAGCAGAAGCAAGTGCAGGTCAAAACGCTGGAGGGTGAGTTTTCCGTGACTATGTGGTCCCCTAACGGTAACAATGACCAAGGGGCAGTGGGTGAAGGCCAGGCTGAAAACCCACCTGATTATTCCGAGTACTTGAAAGGGAAGAAACTTCCTCCTGAGGGGTTACCAGGCATTGATCTCTCAGATCCTAAACAGCTGGCAGAATTTACTAAAGTGAAGCCCAAAAGGTCCAAAGGAGAACCTCCCAAAACAGTCCCTTGCTCGCATAGCGGCTGCGAAAAGATGTTCAGGGATTACTCCGCCATGAGAAAACATCTCCACATCCACGGGCCCAGAGGCCACGTATGTgcagaatgtggcaaagcttttctTGAGAGCTCAAAGCTGAAACGACACCAGCTGGTCCACACCGGCGAGAAGCCCTTTCAGTGCACATTCGAAGGCTGCGGGAAACGCTTTTCCCTTGATTTCAATTTGCGCACACACTTGCGCATCCACACCGGCGATAAGCCCTTCGTGTGCCCCTTCGATATTTGCAACAGGAGGTTCGCTCAGTCAACCAACCTGAAAACCCACATATTAACGCATGTGAAGAACAAAAACAGCCCGTGA